Proteins encoded within one genomic window of Argiope bruennichi chromosome 7, qqArgBrue1.1, whole genome shotgun sequence:
- the LOC129975893 gene encoding zinc finger protein 182-like — protein MCSKVFSSQEYMMPQILADIKEKTFVFDVCNKGFFLSGNLKTHLRTHTKEKRSVCEICSEAFSQNGSLKVHLRTHRKEKPYVCVICSKVFSQKGNLNIHLRTHTKEKPYVCEICTEAFSQKGNLNYHLRTHTNEKPYICETCNKAFSRRVCLKRHLRTHTKEKPYVCEICSEAFSQKGNLKTHLWTHMKEKPYICEICSEAFSQKGNLNYHLRTHTNEKPYICEICNKAFSIRVCLKRHLRTHTKEKPYVCEICSAAFSLKEILKSHFRTHTKEKPYVCEICSEAFSQKGNLKCHLRTHTNEKPYICEICNKAFSQRGSLKRHLRTHTNEKPYICEVCNKAFTLRGSLKIHLRTHTNEKPYVCEICSKTFSERGNLKKHLSTHIKEKLHI, from the coding sequence ATGTGTAGCAAAGTCTTTTCTTCGCAGGAATATATGATGCCACAAATCTTGGCggatattaaagagaaaacatttgtttttgatGTGTGCAACAAAGGTTTCTTTCTTTCAGgaaatttaaagacacatttaaggacgcatacgaaagaaAAACGGTctgtttgtgagatttgcagtgAAGCTTTTTCTCAAAACGGAAGTTTAAAGGTTCATTTACGCACGCATagaaaagagaaaccgtatgtttgtgtgATTTGCAGTAAAGTTTTTtctcaaaaaggaaatttaaatatacatttacggacgcatacaaaagagaaaccgtatgtttgtgagatttgcactgaagctttttctcaaaaaggaaatttaaattaccatttaCGAACGCATACGAAtgagaaaccatatatttgtgagacatgcaataaagcattttctcGTAGAGTATgtttaaagagacatttaaggacgcatacgaaagaaaaaccgtatgtttgtgagatttgcagtgaagctttttctcaaaaaggaaatttaaagaccCATTTATGGACGCATATGAAAGAGAAACCGTATATTTGTGAGATTTGCAGTGAAGCTTTTtctcaaaaaggaaatttaaattaccatttaCGAACGCATACGAAtgagaaaccatatatttgtgagatatgcaataaagcattttctaTTAGAGTATgtttaaagagacatttaaggacgcatacgaaagaaaaaccgtatgtttgtgagatttgcagtgCAGCTTTTTCtctaaaagagattttaaagagCCATTTTCGGACGCATACAAAAGAGAAgccgtatgtttgtgagatttgcagtgAAGCCTTTtctcaaaaaggaaatttaaagtgccatttacggacgcatacgaatgagaaaccatatatttgtgagatatgcaataaagcgttttctcaaAGAGGAagtttaaagagacatttaaggacgcatacgaatgagaaaccatatatttgtgagGTATGCAACAAAGCATTTACTCTAAGAGGaagtttaaagatacatttaaggacgcatacgaatgagaaaccgtatgtttgtgagatatgtagtaaaacattttctgagcgaggaaatttaaagaaacatttaagtaCGCATATAAAAGAGAAATTGCACATTTGA